Genomic segment of Polynucleobacter necessarius:
AGGTAGATCAGTAGACAAACAAAGGCAACGGTACCTAGGGTGGTTTCTAGGGCGGCCATCCAGAAATTAGCCCCTGTTTCCAGAATGCGGACTAAACCCTCAGTAATGTAGAGCAAGATCAGCATCGAAGCCCATTGCATGGTGTAAACATTACCTTTCCAGAGTCCTGGAATGGCAAATAAGAGGGGAATGGCTTTGAGGATGAGCCATGAGCCACCAGGTCTGAGCGGGGAGATAAACCATTCCCAAGCAATACACAAAATGAACAGGTCAACAAAAGCTGCTGTAGCAATCAGTTGGTATGGATTTTTGGAGAGCCAGCTTTTGAGCATAAATTGCCTTAAATAAGTTTGAGCGCTGTGAGCGCTAAGCGCTTGCCTTGAGCAATGGCTAAGCGTTGCTCTTCTGCGCTAATGGGAGCCCGGCTATCAGCATGTGCGAGGTGGGTGAGTCCGTAAGGGCTGCCACCAGTGGAGGTGCTCATGAGATCAGGCTCACTGTACGGAATGCCCATGATCATCATGCCGTGGTGAAGTAGGGGAATCATCATGGTGAGCAGGGTGCTTTCTTGTCCGCCATGCAGACTGCCCGTGCTAGTGAAGACGCAAGCTGGCTTCCCAATGAGTGCACCATTCATCCACTCTGACGAGCTGCCATCCCAAAAATATTTCATGGGAGCCGTCATGTTGCCAAAGCGAGTAGGTGATCCGAGGGCTAGACCAATACATTCTTTTAAGTCTGCATACTCAACATAGGGGGCGCCATCAGATGGAACGGCTGCCTCTGTAGATTCGCATACTGTGGAGATAGCTGGAACAGTGCGCAGTCCGGCGTTAGCGCCTGGAACGCTCTCGATTCCCTCGGCAATTAGGCGCGCCAAGTCGCGGGTTGCTCCATAGCGTGAGTAGTACAAAACTAATATGTCGGATTGACTCATGTTTCTCTCTTATCTTTTATGATATGGGCAATGCGCCTCATTCGTAATCCTCAATTATGGCTCTCTCTTGGAAAAGAGATCTGAGAGCGTAATCGCGGACAAAATCTCAAGCAAGTGGCAGCTAGTTTGGCCTTTACAACTACACTCTACTTGGTTCCAATGCTGACAGTAGCCTCTATCCTGATTGGCTATCTCCCCAGTGTAGTGCGGATCAAGTCTGCCGTTCAGTCTTGGTTGCTCGATACCTATATGCCTGGTGGACTAAATGAACAGGTCTTTAACTACTTGAATCAATTTTCAGCACAGGCCAAGGGTCTGACTTTGCTTGGTTTAGTTGGTCTCGTGATTACGACGATTATGACGATGGCAGTGATTGAGAATGCTTTCAATCAAATATTTCGTGTGACGCAGCGGCGACCCATTCTGAAAAAGGTCGCAATCTATTCAGCAGCGACGATTATGGGCCCTATTCTGCTGGGTATCGGGACTTACTTGAGTGGTCTTTTATTTAGCGCGGCAGAAGGATGGACGGAGGCTCTGAGTTTTGGTTTGGGCCTATTCGCAACAGTGGTTCCGGTGCTTTTAGCAATGTCGGCATTCTCCGTGGCTTACAAAATTCTGCCCTATGCCCAAATCCAGTGGCGCGATGCCTTCAGCGGCGCCTTTTTTGCGGCCTTACCTTTGAGTTGATGAAGTTTGGCTTTGGCCTCTTTTTAACCAATGTGACCTTTTACAAAACGGTCTATGGCGCCTTTGCTATCTTCCCCTTGGCACTCATTTGGATTTACCTGACCTGGTGGATTACCTTGGCTGGAGCAGTCTTGATTGCCAACCTGCCCAGTATTCGAAGTGGACTGCTTAGGGTTATTCGTTACTGAAATATCTCAATTGACCCTTGATTCCCTTTGGGCTTGAGAATATATTGTTTGCATAAGAGAACTTATTGCTGGAGACCATATGAAGGTTTGTGACATATTGCGCGTAAAGGGCAGCACACTATTTACGGTGGCTCCAGAGACTGCTTTGCAAACAGCGGTCTTGGTCATGAGTGAACACGATATCGGTTCCTTGGTAGTTATGGAATACGACAAGCTTGTTGGTATCTTGACCTTCCGAGAGGTGATTGCCGCATTGGCTAAACATCATGGCAAATTGGACGATCTGAAGGCGCAAAGCGTTATGAATGCTAAGCCACTGACTTGCAACATGGAAACCGAGATCGATGAGGTTCGCCGGATGATGCTGGTGGACCATGCTCGCTATTTGCCGGTCATGGATCAAAAGATGCTAATGGGCGTGATTTCTTTCTATGACGTGGCTAAATCAGTAGTTGAAGCCCAGGACTTTGAAAACAGCATGCTGAAGGCTTACATCCACGACTGGCCAGAAGAGGCCGAAAAAACATCTCCTTAAGCGGCCTAGCCCGATAGGCCTGACAGATGACATAATGTCGATATGTCAGGAAATACATTAGGCCTTCTCTTTACAGTCACCACTTTTGGTGAATCCCATGGTCCCGCGATTGGCGCTGTTGTTGATGGCTGCCCTCCAGGAATGTCTTTATCTGAAGCAGATTTGCAGATTGATTTAGATCGTCGAAAACCGGGAACCTCGCGTCATGTCACGCAGCGTCAAGAGGCGGACAAGGTTGAAATTCTGTCTGGTGTTTATGAAGGCAAGACCGCCGGAGCCCCAATTGGCCTGTTGATACGTAATACGGACCAACGTAGTCAAGACTACGGCAACATCCTGCAAACATTTAGACCTGGTCACGCTGATTACGCTTATCACTACAAATATGGTTTACGCGATCCTCGAGGTGGTGGACGCTCTTCAGCACGATTGACTGCGCCTGTAGTGGCTGCAGCAGCTATCGCCAAGAAGTGGCTCAAAGAACAATATGGCACGGAGTTTTATGGCTACATGAGTCAGCTCGGTGAAATTGAAATTCCGTTTCAAGACGCAACACTTATTGAGGGCAATCCTTTCTTTGCTGCAAACGCGGATATCGTTCCCCAGTTAGAGGCTTACATGGATGCGCTGCGTAAAGCAGGGGATTCCTGTGGCGCCAAGATTGAAGTGCGGGCGCGCAATGTGCCCATCGGTCTGGGTGAACCTTTATTTGATAAGTTGGATGCTGATATTGCGCACGCGATGATGGGTATTAATGCGGTCAAAGGTGTTGAGATTGGTGCTGGCTTTAGGTCAGTAGCACAACGTGGTAGCGAGCATGGCGACGAACTGCATCCAGATGGATTTGCAAGCAATAACTCTGGCGGCACTTTGGGTGGTATTAGTACCGGTCAAGATTTGCGTGTATCGATTGCAATCAAACCCACTTCTAGTATCTTGAGCCCAAAGGAATCGGTCGATCTAGATGGCAAGCCCATTACTGTGCAAACCAAAGGTCGTCATGATCCTTGTGTAGGTATTCGTGCAACGCCGATTGCTGAAGCGATGTTAGCTTTGGTATTGATTGATCATGCTCTACGCCATCGTGCTCAATGCGGTGATGTGAAACATGCTGTGCCGCCGGTGCCGGCTGCTCGACCTAGTTCAGTAAGCGACTAAATCCGTTTAAGAAAAAGATAATGACACCTTCAGTGCGTTGGGCCTTCGGGTCCTTTTTCTTTTTATATTTTGCGTATGTTGGCTTAGTTTCTCCCTACGCCAGCCCCTTTTTTCTTGACCGTGGTTTTAGCGTCATTGAGATCGCAGTCTTAATGTCTATGCTACAAGTTACACGAATAGTTGGGCCATTCTCCTGGGGATGGCTGTCTGACTACTTGTCCGATCGTATTGGGATTATTCGATTCTGCGCTTGCTTGGCAGCAGTTACTTTCTTATGCATCTTTTTTCTGCATAGTTACATTGCATTTTTCATCTGGATGTTTGTATTGCACACGATCCTTAGCAGCTTGATGCCATTAGGAGAGTCGGCTACAGTACATGCTTTATTGCAATGGTCTTAATTGCTGGCGAGTTATTTCAGCGCGAAGGTATTGAGCTCTATCCGATTGTGGGCGCGGCAGTGTTGATCTTCTTGGCATTAGTTACGTTTCGCCTCCATGAACCTAAGATGGAACGTCGCAAGATGGTGAAAGGCGAACTCTTAATTGTTTTGTTTAATCCTGATGTGCGTTGGTTCTTGCTGTCGGGCTTCTTTATGGTCTTTGCGCATGCAGCTTTGTATGTGTTCTATTCACTCTACCTAGCAGACCTGGGCTACGATAAATTCGAGATCGGTTTATTTTGGGCTCTAGGAGTTGCTGCTGAGGTGATCTTCTTTTATTTCCAGAGCAAAGTACTCAGTCGTCTGGATGCTGAAGTTGTTTTACAGCTTGCTTTTGGTATTGGCGTGTTTCGATTTATTTTGATAGCCTTCTTCCCATTCACTTGGGCGCTGATTTTGGCTCAGTTGATGCATGCAGCTACTTTTGGTGCTCACCATAGTGCTGCGACCAAGTTACTGCAGCGTTGGTTTACTGGCCCCTTGCAGGCCAGAGGCCAAGCTTTAATGGCAACGGTATCTTATGGCTTGGGTGGGACGCTAGGTGGTTTAGTTGCGGGTTGGCTTTGAGAGGCAACTCAGCCGCGCAATGTCTTCGTGATGGCTGCTTTAGCTTGTGGCCTAGTGGGCATGGCGATTGGAAAACTGCGCCCACGCCACTACCCAGCTAGATAAATCAATAAACCATCTTTACATTGATCCGTAGTTCGGGCCACCGCCACCTTCAGGGGTAATCCAAATAATATTTTGACTTGGATCTTTAATGTCACAGGTTTTGCAATGCACGCAGTTTTGCGAATTAATCAGCAACTGTGGCTGCCCATCTTTTTCTACATACTCATATACGCCGGCAGGGCAGTAACGTTGCTCGGGACCTGCGTAAGTTTTGAGATTCAAACTGACAGGCACCGACGCATCTCTTAATGTGAGGTGAATAGGTTGATTCTCAGCATGATTGGTATTGGAAATAAATACTGATGAGAGGCGATCAAAAGTAATCCTGCCATCTGGTTTTGGATACTCGATCGGTTGATGCTGCGCCGCTGGTTCAAGGCACTCATGGTCTGCATGCTTTAAATGAATTGTCCAAGGCATATTGCCACCCAACAGCTTTTGCTCTAGACCAACCATCAGAGTTCCAAGGTAAAGCCCTTTGGACATCCACGGCTTAAAGTTGCGCGCTTGATTAAGCTCGGTATGTAACCAACTATTTTTGAAGGCGCTTGGATAAGCAGACAAGACATCAGCAGAGCGATTCTCAGTAAGCGCTGCAACCGCGGCTTCAGCAGCCAGCATCCCGGTCTTAATCGCAGTATGACTTCCTTTAATGCGTGATGCATTTAAGAATCCTGCATCACAACCAATTAATGCACCTCCTGGGAATACAGTCTTAGGCAGACTATTTAAGCCGCCAGCCGTTAGCGCTCGTGCGCCATAAGCCAGACGTTTTCCGCCTTCAAAGGTTTCCCGAATTTTTGGATGCAACTTGTAGCGTTGGAATTCTTCAAAAGGAGAGAGGTAGGGGTTCTTGTAGGAGAGCCCCACCACCAGACCTACTGCAACCTTGTTATCATCCAAGTGATACAAGAATGAACCACCATAGGTGTCGCTTTCTAGTGGCCAGCCTGCTGTGTGAACTACTAGGCCAGGCTTACTCTTGGAAGGTTCTACTTCCCATAGTTCTTTAATGCCAATGCCGTAACTTTGTGGGTCAGCATCTTTATCTAATGCAAACTTACTAATCAGTTGCTTGCCTAAATGTCCGCGTGAACCTTCGGCGAATAGAGTGTACTTGGCGCGCAATTCCATACCGAGTTGAAATTGATCGGTTGGATTGCCTTCTTTATCCAAGCCCATTGC
This window contains:
- a CDS encoding CBS domain-containing protein; translated protein: MKVCDILRVKGSTLFTVAPETALQTAVLVMSEHDIGSLVVMEYDKLVGILTFREVIAALAKHHGKLDDLKAQSVMNAKPLTCNMETEIDEVRRMMLVDHARYLPVMDQKMLMGVISFYDVAKSVVEAQDFENSMLKAYIHDWPEEAEKTSP
- a CDS encoding electron transfer flavoprotein-ubiquinone oxidoreductase — its product is MNAQELLEQFGPRESMDYDLVIVGGGPAGLSAAIKAKQLANESGKEISVYVLEKGSEIGAHILSGAVMDLRALTELFPNWKEMGAPLDTEVTQDQFLFLTKESSFQVPSWMLPHCFKNEGNYIVSLANVTRWLGQQAENLGVEIFPGFPAAEILYNENGAVCGVITGAMGLDKEGNPTDQFQLGMELRAKYTLFAEGSRGHLGKQLISKFALDKDADPQSYGIGIKELWEVEPSKSKPGLVVHTAGWPLESDTYGGSFLYHLDDNKVAVGLVVGLSYKNPYLSPFEEFQRYKLHPKIRETFEGGKRLAYGARALTAGGLNSLPKTVFPGGALIGCDAGFLNASRIKGSHTAIKTGMLAAEAAVAALTENRSADVLSAYPSAFKNSWLHTELNQARNFKPWMSKGLYLGTLMVGLEQKLLGGNMPWTIHLKHADHECLEPAAQHQPIEYPKPDGRITFDRLSSVFISNTNHAENQPIHLTLRDASVPVSLNLKTYAGPEQRYCPAGVYEYVEKDGQPQLLINSQNCVHCKTCDIKDPSQNIIWITPEGGGGPNYGSM
- a CDS encoding DUF2069 domain-containing protein, with translation MLKSWLSKNPYQLIATAAFVDLFILCIAWEWFISPLRPGGSWLILKAIPLLFAIPGLWKGNVYTMQWASMLILLYITEGLVRILETGANFWMAALETTLGTVAFVCLLIYLKPIKARAKAAKKERAEAEIQG
- the wrbA gene encoding NAD(P)H:quinone oxidoreductase, with product MSQSDILVLYYSRYGATRDLARLIAEGIESVPGANAGLRTVPAISTVCESTEAAVPSDGAPYVEYADLKECIGLALGSPTRFGNMTAPMKYFWDGSSSEWMNGALIGKPACVFTSTGSLHGGQESTLLTMMIPLLHHGMMIMGIPYSEPDLMSTSTGGSPYGLTHLAHADSRAPISAEEQRLAIAQGKRLALTALKLI
- the aroC gene encoding chorismate synthase, with translation MSGNTLGLLFTVTTFGESHGPAIGAVVDGCPPGMSLSEADLQIDLDRRKPGTSRHVTQRQEADKVEILSGVYEGKTAGAPIGLLIRNTDQRSQDYGNILQTFRPGHADYAYHYKYGLRDPRGGGRSSARLTAPVVAAAAIAKKWLKEQYGTEFYGYMSQLGEIEIPFQDATLIEGNPFFAANADIVPQLEAYMDALRKAGDSCGAKIEVRARNVPIGLGEPLFDKLDADIAHAMMGINAVKGVEIGAGFRSVAQRGSEHGDELHPDGFASNNSGGTLGGISTGQDLRVSIAIKPTSSILSPKESVDLDGKPITVQTKGRHDPCVGIRATPIAEAMLALVLIDHALRHRAQCGDVKHAVPPVPAARPSSVSD